A genome region from Pseudomonas pergaminensis includes the following:
- a CDS encoding Hsp70 family protein — protein sequence MKNPSPARACGIDFGTSNSTVGWIRPGEETLIALEDDKITLPSVVFFNFEERRPVYGRLALHEYLENYEGRLMRSLKSLLGSKLIKHDTSVLGTAMPFTDLLALFIGQLKSRAEANAGREFEEVVLGRPVFFVDDDPMADQEAENTLVDVARKIGFKDISFQYEPIAAAFDYESTIEKEELVLIVDIGGGTSDFSLVRLSPDRRHNDNRQSDILATGGVHIGGTDFDKQLSLQGMMPLFGYGSRMKSGAYMPTSHHMNLATWHTINSVYSQKSQLALGSMRYDIEDTGGIDRLFKLIEQRAGHWLAMEVEETKIQLTHQDSRHVLLDRVEPGLSVELSRTLFESAIDGLLERVRNSVTQLLNDASVSVAQVDTVFFTGGSSGIPALRHSISAMLPNARHVEGNIFGSIGSGLAIEASKRYGN from the coding sequence ATGAAAAACCCATCCCCAGCCCGTGCCTGCGGCATCGACTTTGGCACGTCCAACTCCACCGTCGGCTGGATCCGCCCCGGCGAGGAGACGCTCATCGCGCTGGAGGACGACAAGATCACGTTGCCGTCGGTGGTGTTCTTCAACTTCGAGGAGCGCCGCCCGGTGTACGGCCGCCTGGCCCTGCATGAATACCTGGAAAACTACGAAGGCCGGTTGATGCGCTCGCTCAAGAGCCTGCTGGGTTCCAAGCTGATCAAGCACGACACCAGCGTGCTGGGCACCGCGATGCCCTTCACCGACCTGCTGGCGCTGTTCATCGGCCAGCTCAAGAGCCGCGCCGAAGCCAATGCCGGGCGTGAGTTCGAAGAAGTGGTACTGGGCCGCCCGGTGTTCTTCGTCGATGACGACCCGATGGCCGACCAGGAAGCCGAAAACACCCTGGTCGACGTGGCACGCAAGATCGGCTTCAAGGACATCTCGTTCCAGTACGAGCCGATTGCAGCGGCGTTCGACTACGAGTCCACCATTGAAAAGGAAGAGTTGGTCCTGATCGTCGACATCGGCGGGGGTACGTCCGACTTCTCCCTGGTGCGCCTGTCCCCGGACCGTCGCCACAACGACAACCGCCAGAGCGACATCCTCGCCACCGGTGGCGTGCACATCGGCGGCACCGACTTCGACAAGCAGTTGAGCCTGCAAGGGATGATGCCGCTGTTCGGCTACGGCAGCCGCATGAAAAGCGGTGCCTACATGCCCACCAGCCACCACATGAACCTGGCCACCTGGCACACCATCAACTCGGTGTACTCGCAAAAATCCCAGCTGGCATTGGGCAGTATGCGCTACGACATCGAAGACACCGGTGGCATCGACCGCCTGTTCAAGCTGATCGAACAGCGCGCCGGGCACTGGCTGGCCATGGAAGTGGAAGAAACCAAGATCCAGCTGACCCACCAAGACAGCCGCCACGTGCTGCTGGATCGGGTTGAGCCAGGGTTGAGCGTGGAACTGAGCCGGACGCTATTTGAATCGGCCATCGACGGCTTGCTGGAGCGCGTGCGCAACAGCGTCACGCAGTTGCTCAACGATGCGTCGGTGAGCGTGGCACAGGTAGACACGGTGTTCTTCACCGGTGGTTCAAGCGGCATCCCGGCACTGCGCCACAGCATCTCGGCGATGTTGCCGAATGCACGGCATGTGGAAGGCAATATCTTCGGCAGTATCGGCAGTGGCCTGGCGATTGAGGCCAGCAAGCGTTACGGAAACTGA
- a CDS encoding DnaJ C-terminal domain-containing protein: MDFKDYYKILGVEPSADDKEIKAAYRKLARKYHPDVSKEKDAEAKFKDASEAYEALKSADKRAEYDELRKYGQHGQPFQGPPGWQSRGGFGGGGGGEDFSDFFSSIFGSRGDAFGGGQRRPAGRKGQDVEMQLSVFLEETLSTESKQISFQVPQYDASGRHVSNTTKSLNVKIPAGVADGERIRLKAQGAPGIGGGANGDLYLIIKFAPHPKFEVDGENLIINLPLAPWELALGAEVQVPTLTGKINLKVPAGSQNGQRMRAKGHGLLNKAGQRGYLFVQLKAVMPKDSSDEVKALWQELAAKAAFNPREGF, encoded by the coding sequence ATGGATTTCAAAGACTACTACAAGATATTGGGTGTCGAGCCGAGCGCCGATGACAAGGAAATCAAGGCTGCCTATCGAAAACTCGCACGCAAATATCACCCGGATGTGAGCAAGGAAAAAGACGCCGAAGCCAAGTTCAAGGACGCGTCCGAAGCCTATGAAGCGCTTAAAAGCGCCGATAAGCGCGCCGAGTACGACGAGCTGCGCAAATACGGCCAGCATGGCCAGCCGTTCCAGGGCCCGCCGGGCTGGCAGAGCCGTGGCGGCTTCGGCGGTGGCGGTGGTGGCGAGGATTTCTCGGACTTCTTCAGCTCGATCTTCGGCTCGCGCGGCGACGCCTTTGGTGGCGGCCAGCGCCGTCCTGCCGGGCGCAAAGGCCAGGACGTCGAGATGCAGCTGTCGGTGTTCCTGGAAGAGACGCTATCCACCGAGTCCAAGCAGATCAGCTTCCAGGTGCCGCAGTACGACGCTTCGGGGCGTCACGTCAGCAACACCACCAAGAGCCTGAACGTGAAGATCCCCGCCGGTGTGGCCGACGGCGAGCGTATCCGCCTCAAGGCGCAAGGCGCCCCCGGTATCGGCGGTGGGGCCAATGGCGACCTGTACCTGATCATCAAGTTCGCGCCACACCCCAAGTTCGAAGTGGACGGCGAAAACCTGATCATCAACCTGCCCCTGGCCCCGTGGGAGTTGGCGCTGGGTGCTGAAGTGCAGGTGCCGACGCTCACCGGCAAGATCAACCTCAAGGTGCCTGCCGGCAGCCAGAACGGCCAGCGCATGCGCGCCAAGGGCCATGGCCTGCTGAACAAGGCCGGGCAGCGCGGTTACCTGTTCGTGCAGCTCAAGGCGGTGATGCCCAAGGACAGCAGCGATGAGGTCAAGGCGCTGTGGCAGGAACTGGCTGCCAAGGCGGCGTTCAACCCGCGCGAGGGGTTCTGA
- a CDS encoding NEL-type E3 ubiquitin ligase domain-containing protein yields the protein MPGTPSPLPATPASASIHNPLLEQAIPDWLIQATPQRRQAVKDAPANLPDWYHQASPVQRQAVDTATFASFSSQTQLDKAMADLQGLDAFAAPLLSQALKDALKVTLDVNKTFLRLNKTITYGILRERVGTYQVLNLSLLQAAIHNFEAAECEAGAFDETSGFVVEGATPGTFEPLSTSLTVRQFLKLCRVLNIGALYQLYLKGFLYPTDAAKAKALHDPFVAAQKDAMRAAAEMALLKKDIEPADYDMILSVIAGEMNPRLKGKRVWFRDLQLMKHRLTGCVVFSISDKYAYSDEFILYVPQDPQSPLKRYSLGQLREQFKRQFTARDLSVSGPTAYQRFFSQFVDYADLPDYFSQFTQNGPDKTFDQSFAPYAPLLNMVVKGLNPWGAFNELPPPDAVVQVPEDDPYLDPQGIARRGRGIWADNVDLWDYLFDRYRDKLLGDARSHAVSTADVDAKVRSQKIASLLNIGMLVLGFVPGLGELMMVVIAGQLLYTVFEGATEWSEGDRKAAKVHLVDVAQNLALIAVMGAAGKGIGKLVTVKPEPVIEGLKQVESSDGQARLWKTDLTPYESPTKLPDSTAPNALGQFVVDGKTYIRQDGKVYETTFDDTLEAWRIRHPHRADAYAPQLAHNHEGAWQSEADAPLTWDTDTLLRRMGLPAEPVPVGQRADALFASGVEPDALREAQFNHEPTPLILADTFKRFALHNELSRFIEQMKSLDPGVYAQADPVLQLDLLKRRGMLPSTSPLRVIDAAGRTLWEDAAAGNRRTIVLSANHQARGELLEQVLYTLQGVDPELKEFPGTPEESLSARAAKLRQYLGDQVEVFKAAFLEERYQALTAADGSLEGYPKLPGAIASRLLDGLSAEELQTWRTKAILPEPVVEQARWYEQEARVSRAYEGLLLDSLADVDSLRLALRTLETLPGWRRGVRLELRQYSEQGTLLDAIGSPDQTQVRKLVLMENGQFVAAMPRDFYEAVWEVMSPDERQRLGLTDTQQLKALIQASPLPRAPLRTVLLEHPVRKPAYDPAMRLLGGGRGYEQLLAQGVNALRSTRARVRSLYPALDEQGISALIETLGDNPRTELARRETEYAALDSELNQWVKAHTHPSSITFFYRQAGGMRACADQIRRCWRRETGSSFLFNIGVPVEMPALTADFSHIDHLKLVGVSVDSSTQTFLKNFSHVKTLKIINTQMTQLPDVVYEMSQLAHLDLSGNKIQLDAKGASTLSAFTHMQVLDLSQNPLGVLPDFAGMSQLKALNLRSTRIDQWPTGLVGKARLTSVDLSNNKLSEVPQAYLNPSPEQVEEVARLNKVTQLSGNPFPDDYWRVLDRYWQTLTQARPDLVADFDGYAFYLKNPLVEEASLLYNHYNVQDAREFVWGLGDGAQAELASRRLAFDQLQQQLNTWASAGGNQSTSSGAARYVRTAQRELNAADSDHRYIARTRILKCWRGDAPQETAADGTQIGIQLDLSGLTLPTLPELDADFSHVGSLKLTHMNLVASPEGMLRRFRNVRWLDLSNNQLRELPPALGEMHGLTRLFLHKNRLRLTPQTAQVLSERTSLRALSLSANPLGITPDFSRIPDMRNVFMSHANLDSWPTGLGEQPLLYNLDLRNNQFTTLPDEVIAPSDEELAASNRVSRVTNIGNNPLSEQTRQQISAYGERLERAGLASPDNPNRLVATALDIGGSIRVKLPMSLAPFKRWARGMPEGQVAQRKAQWQGLREQPASNGFFEVLRDLEPAADGQEDLQRRVWEVIDSITENSPESEKLRTQMFEWAGRAACCDRAALSFSNLEVMTLVYRASTQALDVSQGPSLLTLSRRLFRLDEVEKIALADIDQRRAAINAQPGLSESARNRQLEMLEEVEIKLAYRDGLKDRLDLPGQPQHTRFTSMGGVTPAMLDSAYEKVVALNDSPQEHQALLSREFWNDYITHKYQAQFEALSQPFHDQLAAQHADFEAKLLSSSAHEAKAKSLQAQLAIKEAELIDTLTRKEIAEALLPRGNLEALENTTPELQLAKAHTIEFNGQQYFIASMPDAGDGMHYVLRVQAPDNPFALVTSGIIAKPDAAGLWKRRGLIGGMRPEGSPDVFEDALESMQVTPYTADELDFMRRNVHWMTQENELGAYNRANNGKYPLRDLQGRPIRIRSLETEVSLVSGSTYTSAQIKPYILFEGYERVGALYEEKLQWRKFTADDVKVPGERALIGQSMVVANRRIAKGEIVGIYGGVIMPDGFGLETANTFGVVVSPKPRPGTVGMSPNPTYLVGDTIISRINTHFDYDLDGKPVKQAASGYNVETAAFDIQAEHPASRPGKLTPYLLNVVFATEDIPAGVELRVDYGYSEEDIKIKFG from the coding sequence ATGCCCGGCACACCATCGCCACTCCCGGCCACGCCAGCCAGTGCAAGTATCCACAACCCCCTGCTTGAGCAAGCCATCCCCGACTGGTTGATCCAGGCCACGCCACAACGGCGCCAGGCGGTGAAAGACGCGCCCGCCAACTTGCCCGACTGGTATCACCAGGCGTCCCCGGTCCAGCGCCAGGCAGTGGACACTGCGACGTTCGCCAGCTTCTCTTCGCAAACCCAACTCGACAAGGCCATGGCCGACCTGCAGGGCCTCGACGCGTTCGCCGCGCCGTTGCTCAGCCAGGCGTTGAAAGACGCCTTGAAGGTCACCCTCGACGTCAATAAGACCTTCCTGCGCCTGAACAAGACCATCACGTATGGGATCCTGCGCGAACGTGTCGGTACGTACCAGGTCTTGAACCTGTCGCTGTTGCAGGCCGCCATCCATAACTTCGAGGCCGCGGAGTGTGAGGCGGGGGCATTCGATGAGACCTCGGGGTTCGTGGTCGAAGGCGCCACCCCAGGCACCTTCGAGCCGTTGTCGACATCCCTGACGGTCCGCCAGTTTCTCAAGCTCTGTCGCGTGCTGAATATCGGCGCGCTCTATCAGCTGTACCTCAAGGGCTTTCTCTACCCCACGGACGCGGCGAAGGCAAAGGCCCTTCACGACCCATTCGTGGCCGCACAGAAAGACGCGATGCGCGCGGCGGCAGAAATGGCGCTGTTGAAAAAGGATATCGAGCCGGCCGACTACGACATGATCCTGTCGGTGATCGCGGGCGAAATGAATCCACGCCTGAAGGGTAAGCGCGTGTGGTTTCGCGACCTCCAATTGATGAAGCACCGCTTGACCGGCTGCGTAGTGTTCAGCATCAGTGACAAGTACGCCTACAGTGATGAATTCATCCTCTATGTACCGCAAGACCCGCAGTCACCGCTCAAGCGCTACTCTCTCGGCCAACTGCGCGAGCAGTTCAAGCGCCAGTTCACGGCGCGTGACTTATCTGTATCAGGGCCGACCGCCTACCAGCGTTTTTTCAGCCAGTTCGTCGACTACGCCGACCTGCCGGATTATTTCAGTCAATTCACCCAGAACGGACCGGATAAAACCTTCGATCAGTCCTTTGCACCTTACGCTCCGCTGCTCAATATGGTTGTAAAGGGCTTAAACCCCTGGGGTGCTTTCAACGAGCTGCCCCCGCCGGATGCGGTGGTCCAAGTGCCGGAGGATGACCCCTACCTCGACCCTCAGGGCATTGCGCGCAGGGGCCGCGGTATCTGGGCGGATAACGTCGACCTATGGGATTACCTGTTTGACCGGTATCGCGACAAGCTGCTGGGCGACGCACGCAGCCACGCGGTGTCGACGGCGGATGTGGATGCGAAGGTGCGCTCGCAAAAAATCGCCAGCCTGCTGAACATCGGCATGCTGGTGTTAGGTTTTGTGCCGGGTCTGGGTGAGTTGATGATGGTGGTGATTGCCGGTCAGCTGCTGTACACCGTGTTTGAGGGCGCGACCGAATGGAGCGAGGGCGACCGCAAGGCGGCCAAGGTGCACTTGGTGGATGTGGCGCAAAATCTCGCGTTGATTGCGGTGATGGGCGCGGCAGGGAAGGGGATTGGCAAGCTGGTGACGGTGAAGCCAGAGCCGGTTATCGAAGGCTTGAAACAGGTCGAGTCGAGCGATGGTCAGGCACGCTTATGGAAAACTGACCTCACGCCTTATGAAAGCCCCACCAAGCTACCCGACAGCACGGCGCCCAATGCCTTGGGGCAGTTTGTGGTCGACGGCAAGACCTACATCCGTCAGGACGGCAAGGTCTACGAGACGACGTTTGATGACACCCTGGAAGCTTGGCGCATCCGCCATCCCCACCGCGCCGATGCCTATGCCCCGCAGCTAGCGCACAACCACGAAGGCGCCTGGCAGTCTGAAGCCGACGCGCCGCTGACCTGGGACACGGACACGTTGTTGCGGCGTATGGGGTTGCCAGCGGAACCCGTGCCGGTCGGGCAGCGGGCCGATGCACTGTTCGCCAGTGGGGTAGAGCCAGACGCGCTGCGAGAGGCCCAGTTCAACCATGAGCCCACGCCGCTGATACTTGCCGACACTTTCAAGCGCTTTGCCCTGCACAACGAGCTCTCGCGGTTTATCGAGCAGATGAAAAGCCTCGACCCCGGAGTGTATGCCCAGGCGGACCCGGTGTTACAACTGGATCTGCTCAAGCGCCGAGGGATGCTCCCCAGCACATCGCCCTTGCGCGTCATCGACGCTGCCGGACGCACGCTCTGGGAGGATGCTGCCGCCGGCAACCGTCGCACCATCGTACTCAGCGCAAACCATCAGGCGCGGGGTGAGTTGCTGGAGCAAGTCTTGTACACCCTGCAAGGGGTTGATCCTGAACTCAAGGAGTTCCCGGGAACGCCTGAGGAATCTTTGTCTGCGAGGGCCGCAAAGCTGCGCCAGTACCTGGGTGATCAAGTGGAGGTCTTCAAGGCAGCTTTCCTGGAGGAGCGCTACCAGGCACTGACGGCAGCCGACGGCTCCCTGGAGGGCTACCCCAAGCTTCCCGGCGCGATAGCCTCCCGCTTGCTCGACGGTCTCAGTGCCGAGGAGCTGCAAACCTGGCGCACCAAGGCCATCCTGCCGGAACCGGTGGTGGAGCAGGCGCGCTGGTATGAGCAGGAGGCCCGCGTATCCCGCGCCTATGAAGGGCTGCTGCTGGACTCCCTGGCCGATGTCGACAGCTTGCGCCTGGCCCTGCGTACCCTGGAAACCTTGCCTGGCTGGCGCAGGGGCGTTCGTCTGGAGCTGCGCCAGTATTCGGAGCAGGGCACGTTGCTCGATGCCATTGGCAGTCCTGACCAGACTCAGGTGCGCAAACTGGTGCTGATGGAGAATGGCCAGTTCGTCGCCGCAATGCCCAGGGACTTTTATGAGGCGGTGTGGGAGGTGATGTCCCCGGATGAACGTCAACGGCTGGGGTTGACCGATACCCAACAGCTCAAGGCATTGATTCAGGCGTCACCACTGCCACGTGCACCGTTGCGCACCGTACTGTTGGAGCATCCGGTACGCAAGCCGGCCTATGATCCAGCGATGCGACTGCTGGGTGGTGGCCGCGGGTATGAACAACTGCTGGCCCAAGGAGTGAATGCGTTGCGCAGCACCCGTGCGCGGGTACGCAGTCTTTATCCGGCGCTGGATGAGCAGGGCATTTCGGCCCTGATCGAAACACTTGGAGACAACCCTCGTACGGAACTGGCGCGTCGAGAGACGGAGTACGCAGCCCTGGACAGTGAGCTCAACCAATGGGTCAAGGCACATACCCACCCGTCCTCAATCACGTTTTTCTACCGGCAGGCTGGAGGGATGCGGGCCTGTGCTGATCAAATCAGGCGATGCTGGCGACGCGAGACGGGCTCGTCCTTTCTTTTCAATATCGGTGTACCCGTGGAGATGCCGGCGCTGACAGCGGATTTCAGCCACATCGATCATCTGAAGTTGGTGGGGGTCAGCGTGGACAGTTCTACCCAAACCTTTCTTAAAAATTTTTCTCACGTAAAAACACTCAAGATCATCAACACCCAGATGACGCAGTTACCTGATGTCGTTTATGAAATGAGTCAATTGGCCCATCTGGACCTGTCTGGCAACAAGATTCAGCTGGATGCCAAAGGCGCCTCCACGCTCAGCGCCTTCACCCACATGCAGGTGCTGGACTTGTCCCAGAATCCTCTGGGCGTATTACCCGATTTCGCGGGGATGTCCCAGTTGAAGGCACTCAACTTGAGGTCCACCCGTATTGATCAATGGCCCACTGGCTTGGTAGGGAAAGCGCGTCTGACCTCCGTGGACTTGAGTAATAACAAACTAAGTGAGGTGCCCCAGGCCTATCTCAACCCATCCCCGGAGCAAGTCGAAGAGGTCGCCCGGCTCAACAAAGTGACACAGCTCTCCGGTAATCCGTTCCCTGACGACTATTGGCGTGTCCTGGATCGTTACTGGCAAACGCTTACGCAGGCACGCCCTGACCTGGTCGCGGACTTTGACGGCTATGCGTTTTACCTGAAAAACCCGCTGGTTGAGGAGGCGAGTCTCCTTTACAACCACTATAACGTTCAAGACGCCAGGGAGTTTGTCTGGGGATTGGGCGACGGCGCGCAAGCGGAACTGGCCAGTCGCAGGCTGGCGTTCGATCAGTTGCAGCAACAGTTGAACACTTGGGCATCGGCTGGGGGCAATCAGAGCACCAGCAGCGGTGCCGCCCGTTACGTGCGAACCGCACAGCGCGAACTCAATGCTGCGGACAGTGATCATCGCTACATCGCCAGGACTCGTATCCTGAAGTGCTGGCGAGGTGATGCGCCACAGGAAACCGCAGCAGACGGCACCCAGATCGGCATTCAGTTGGACCTGAGCGGGCTGACTTTGCCGACCCTGCCGGAGCTGGACGCCGACTTCAGTCATGTCGGCTCGCTCAAGTTGACCCATATGAACCTGGTGGCTTCACCCGAGGGCATGCTGCGACGCTTTCGTAACGTGCGCTGGCTGGACCTTTCAAACAACCAGTTGCGCGAGCTGCCGCCGGCGCTCGGTGAAATGCATGGCTTGACGCGTTTATTCCTGCACAAAAACCGGCTGCGTCTCACCCCGCAAACCGCCCAGGTACTGTCCGAGCGCACGTCTTTGCGTGCATTGAGCCTGAGCGCAAACCCCCTTGGCATCACGCCGGATTTCAGCCGGATCCCGGACATGCGCAACGTGTTCATGAGCCACGCCAACCTTGATAGCTGGCCGACCGGCCTGGGTGAGCAGCCGCTGCTGTATAACCTGGATTTGCGCAACAATCAGTTCACAACCCTTCCCGATGAGGTCATTGCACCGTCGGATGAGGAACTGGCGGCAAGCAACCGCGTCAGCCGAGTCACCAATATCGGCAACAACCCCTTATCGGAGCAAACTCGCCAGCAGATCAGTGCGTACGGTGAGCGACTGGAGCGGGCAGGCCTGGCATCGCCGGACAACCCCAACCGTCTGGTCGCCACGGCGTTGGACATTGGCGGGTCCATCAGGGTGAAACTGCCCATGTCCCTGGCGCCTTTCAAGAGGTGGGCCCGCGGTATGCCCGAGGGGCAAGTGGCGCAACGCAAAGCCCAGTGGCAGGGGTTGCGTGAACAACCGGCAAGCAACGGGTTCTTTGAGGTCCTCAGGGACTTGGAACCCGCAGCTGATGGCCAGGAGGACCTGCAGCGCAGGGTCTGGGAGGTCATCGACAGCATCACTGAAAACAGTCCGGAATCCGAAAAGCTGCGCACGCAAATGTTTGAATGGGCCGGCCGTGCAGCGTGTTGCGACCGCGCGGCGCTGTCGTTCAGCAACCTGGAAGTCATGACCCTGGTCTACCGGGCCAGCACCCAGGCGCTGGACGTGAGTCAGGGCCCCTCGCTGCTGACACTGTCCAGGCGCTTGTTTCGCCTGGATGAGGTGGAAAAGATCGCCCTGGCCGATATCGATCAGCGGCGAGCCGCTATCAACGCACAACCCGGCTTGAGTGAGTCTGCCAGGAATCGGCAACTGGAAATGCTTGAAGAAGTCGAGATCAAGTTGGCCTACCGCGATGGCCTCAAGGACCGACTGGATCTGCCGGGTCAACCGCAGCACACGCGGTTCACTTCTATGGGGGGCGTCACGCCTGCCATGCTGGACAGCGCCTATGAAAAAGTTGTCGCCTTGAATGACTCGCCTCAGGAACACCAGGCCCTGCTGAGCCGGGAATTCTGGAACGATTACATCACCCATAAATACCAGGCCCAGTTCGAGGCGTTGAGCCAGCCGTTCCACGATCAACTGGCTGCCCAACACGCCGATTTTGAAGCGAAACTGCTGTCCAGTTCCGCTCACGAGGCCAAGGCGAAGAGCCTGCAGGCGCAGTTGGCGATCAAGGAAGCCGAGTTGATAGACACGCTGACCCGAAAGGAAATCGCTGAAGCGCTGCTGCCACGGGGAAACCTGGAGGCGTTGGAGAACACAACGCCTGAATTACAGCTCGCCAAGGCGCACACCATCGAGTTCAATGGCCAACAGTATTTTATTGCGAGCATGCCCGATGCCGGCGATGGTATGCACTACGTGTTGAGGGTGCAGGCGCCGGACAATCCGTTTGCCCTGGTCACCAGTGGGATTATTGCCAAACCCGATGCCGCCGGGCTTTGGAAGCGCAGAGGCTTGATTGGAGGGATGAGGCCAGAGGGTTCTCCGGACGTGTTTGAAGATGCTCTCGAGTCTATGCAAGTGACGCCCTACACGGCAGACGAACTCGATTTCATGCGGCGCAATGTTCACTGGATGACTCAGGAAAACGAACTGGGAGCCTATAACCGCGCCAACAATGGTAAGTACCCACTCCGGGATCTACAGGGCAGGCCGATACGTATACGAAGTCTGGAGACCGAGGTTTCTCTGGTCTCGGGCTCTACCTACACGTCGGCGCAGATCAAGCCTTACATCCTCTTTGAGGGGTATGAGCGCGTGGGGGCCTTGTATGAGGAGAAACTGCAGTGGCGCAAATTTACCGCCGATGATGTGAAAGTGCCCGGAGAAAGAGCCTTGATCGGACAGTCCATGGTGGTCGCCAACCGGCGTATTGCCAAAGGCGAGATCGTCGGCATTTATGGCGGAGTGATTATGCCCGATGGCTTTGGGCTTGAGACGGCGAATACGTTTGGGGTGGTTGTCTCCCCAAAGCCCCGACCCGGCACCGTCGGTATGTCGCCCAACCCGACCTATCTGGTGGGGGATACCATCATCTCCAGGATCAATACCCATTTCGACTACGATCTTGACGGCAAACCCGTGAAGCAGGCAGCCAGTGGATATAACGTCGAGACCGCGGCTTTCGATATTCAAGCCGAACACCCTGCCAGCCGCCCAGGCAAGCTGACGCCCTATCTGTTGAATGTGGTATTTGCGACCGAAGATATTCCTGCGGGCGTCGAGTTGCGCGTTGACTACGGGTATTCAGAGGAGGATATCAAAATCAAGTTTGGCTGA
- the ureC gene encoding urease subunit alpha produces the protein MKISRQAYADMYGPTVGDKVRLADTELFVEVEQDFTVYGEEVKFGGGKVIRDGQGQSQLLAHEVVDTLITNALIIDHWGIVKADVGLKNGRIHAIGKAGNPDIQPGVTMAIGASTEVIAGEGMILTAGGIDSHVHFICPQQIEEALTSGVTTMIGGGTGPATGTNATTCTSGPWHLARMLQASDSFPMNIGFTGKGNASLPEPLIEQVKAGAIGLKLHEDWGTTPASIDNCLSVADDYDVQVAIHSDTLNESGFVETTLAALKGRTIHTYHTEGAGGGHAPDIIKACGFANVLPSSTNPTRPFTRNTIDEHLDMLMVCHHLDPSIAEDVAFAESRIRRETIAAEDILHDLGAFSMISSDSQAMGRVGEVITRTWQTADKMKKQRGPLPGDGPGNDNFRAKRYIAKYTINPAITHGVSHIVGSIEVGKWADLVLWRPAFFGVKPTLILKGGAIASSLMGDANASIPTPQPVHYRPMFASFGSSLHATSLTFISQAAMEAGLPEALGLKKQIAVVKGCRTVQKSDLIHNDYLPHIDVDPQTYQVKADGVLLWCEPAESLPMAQRYFLF, from the coding sequence ATGAAAATCAGCCGCCAAGCCTACGCCGACATGTACGGCCCCACCGTCGGAGACAAGGTCCGCCTGGCCGACACCGAACTGTTTGTCGAGGTCGAACAGGACTTCACGGTCTACGGCGAAGAAGTCAAATTCGGCGGCGGTAAAGTCATCCGTGATGGCCAGGGCCAAAGCCAGTTGCTCGCCCATGAAGTGGTCGACACCCTGATCACCAACGCGCTGATCATCGACCACTGGGGCATCGTCAAGGCCGACGTCGGCCTGAAGAACGGTCGTATCCATGCGATCGGCAAGGCCGGTAACCCGGACATCCAACCGGGCGTGACCATGGCCATCGGGGCCAGCACCGAAGTGATCGCCGGCGAAGGCATGATCCTCACCGCCGGCGGCATCGACAGCCACGTGCACTTCATCTGCCCGCAGCAGATCGAAGAAGCGCTGACCAGCGGCGTCACCACCATGATCGGTGGTGGCACAGGCCCTGCCACCGGCACCAACGCCACTACCTGTACCTCCGGGCCGTGGCACCTTGCGCGCATGCTCCAGGCCAGCGATTCGTTCCCGATGAACATCGGGTTCACCGGCAAGGGCAACGCCAGCCTGCCGGAGCCGTTGATCGAACAGGTCAAGGCCGGCGCCATCGGCTTGAAGCTGCATGAAGACTGGGGCACCACCCCCGCGAGTATCGACAACTGCCTGAGCGTTGCCGATGACTACGACGTGCAAGTGGCGATCCACAGCGACACCCTCAACGAGTCCGGCTTTGTCGAAACCACCCTCGCCGCGCTCAAGGGCCGCACCATCCACACTTACCACACAGAAGGTGCCGGTGGCGGTCACGCACCGGACATCATCAAGGCCTGCGGTTTCGCCAATGTGCTGCCGAGCTCAACCAACCCGACGCGGCCGTTCACCCGCAACACCATCGATGAGCACCTCGACATGTTGATGGTCTGCCATCACCTGGACCCGAGCATTGCCGAAGACGTGGCCTTCGCCGAAAGCCGTATCCGCCGCGAAACCATCGCCGCCGAAGACATCCTGCACGACCTCGGCGCGTTCTCGATGATCAGCTCCGACAGCCAGGCCATGGGCCGCGTCGGCGAGGTGATCACGCGTACCTGGCAGACCGCCGACAAGATGAAAAAACAACGTGGTCCGCTCCCCGGTGACGGCCCAGGCAATGACAACTTCCGCGCCAAGCGCTACATCGCCAAGTACACAATCAACCCAGCGATCACCCACGGAGTCAGCCATATCGTCGGCTCGATCGAAGTGGGCAAGTGGGCCGACCTGGTCCTGTGGCGACCGGCTTTCTTCGGCGTAAAACCCACCTTGATTCTCAAGGGCGGCGCCATCGCCTCAAGCCTGATGGGCGATGCCAACGCTTCGATCCCGACACCGCAGCCAGTGCACTACCGCCCGATGTTCGCCAGCTTCGGCAGCTCGCTGCACGCCACCAGCCTGACCTTTATCAGCCAGGCTGCGATGGAGGCCGGCCTGCCCGAAGCGCTGGGTTTGAAGAAGCAGATCGCCGTGGTCAAAGGCTGCCGCACCGTGCAGAAATCCGACCTGATCCACAACGACTACCTGCCGCACATCGACGTCGACCCACAGACCTACCAGGTCAAGGCCGACGGCGTGTTGCTGTGGTGCGAGCCGGCTGAGTCGTTGCCGATGGCCCAGCGTTACTTTCTGTTTTGA